The Bacillota bacterium genome has a window encoding:
- a CDS encoding HIT family protein, which yields MDDCPFCDTANLTIIAENELAIAFYDGTPISNGHSLVIPRRHVSTYFDASAEEHEAIHQLICSLKKYLDKKYNPDGYNIGANVGHYAGQTVFHFHIHVIPRYRGDVKDPKGGVRKVIPNRKSRPKSRKKPLH from the coding sequence ATGGATGATTGCCCTTTCTGTGATACAGCCAACTTAACAATAATTGCTGAAAATGAACTGGCCATTGCGTTCTATGATGGGACCCCGATAAGTAATGGCCATTCACTTGTTATACCAAGACGGCATGTGAGCACTTATTTTGATGCATCTGCTGAAGAACATGAAGCTATACATCAGCTGATCTGCAGCCTGAAAAAATATCTGGATAAAAAATATAACCCCGACGGTTATAATATCGGGGCTAATGTAGGTCATTATGCCGGTCAAACTGTTTTCCATTTTCATATTCATGTTATCCCACGCTACCGGGGGGATGTCAAAGATCCCAAAGGGGGGGTTAGAAAAGTTATTCCCAACCGCAAGTCCCGTCCAAAGAGCAGGAAAAAGCCCCTTCATTAG
- a CDS encoding M20/M25/M40 family metallo-hydrolase has protein sequence MTTAVILGLIFLFLLIIVTRAVRFKPSSPQYCSLPESYFSGFKQEASSHLVEMIRCQTVSPDVKGGGYDQFEKFQNLLKNFYPLVHGNLDHEKVNEHSLLYRWPGKVNDKPVLFMAHYDVVPADGDKWRKPPFEGIIENGIIYGRGTLDTKSTLCGILEAAEILLAENFQPEQDIYFAFGHDEEMSGRGAEAISEILQSRGIKLDMVLDEGGAVVHGVFPGIKNPIAVVGLSEKGIADVQVSVEGSGGHASTPGRHNPLNTLSRIIINVEKNPFKANIPVEVREMFDTLGRHMPVAYKVIFANLWLFKPLLLKMLPMVNPELNALCRSTIVFTMAEGSKASNVIPVKASAVANLRLAAMDTKEDALIHIEKSALKASRKARSAKEPLTLKVTLIEGHNASPSSSTSSEAYRKLARAINDCFRGAIVTPYIMLAASDARHFCKISNNVLRFSPIEMDESELHSIHGVDERISVEKLNRLVNFYYLMLSRS, from the coding sequence ATGACAACGGCAGTTATTTTAGGATTGATCTTTTTATTTTTACTTATTATTGTAACCAGGGCTGTCCGCTTCAAACCCTCATCACCTCAATATTGTTCTTTGCCCGAATCTTATTTCAGTGGGTTCAAGCAGGAGGCGTCCTCACACCTCGTTGAGATGATCCGCTGCCAAACAGTTTCTCCTGACGTTAAAGGAGGTGGATATGACCAGTTTGAAAAATTTCAAAACCTGCTTAAAAACTTTTATCCACTGGTTCATGGAAATCTAGATCATGAGAAAGTAAACGAACATTCTCTTCTTTATCGCTGGCCCGGCAAAGTGAATGATAAACCGGTTCTCTTTATGGCGCATTATGATGTTGTCCCTGCCGATGGTGACAAATGGCGAAAACCACCTTTTGAAGGGATAATTGAAAATGGAATAATTTACGGACGTGGTACCCTTGATACCAAAAGCACGCTCTGCGGAATTCTTGAAGCAGCAGAGATACTGCTTGCTGAGAATTTTCAGCCGGAACAGGATATCTATTTTGCCTTCGGTCATGATGAAGAAATGTCAGGTAGAGGAGCAGAAGCAATCTCGGAGATTCTCCAGTCAAGGGGAATAAAGCTGGATATGGTTCTTGATGAGGGAGGAGCTGTTGTTCATGGTGTTTTCCCCGGGATAAAAAACCCGATCGCGGTAGTCGGCCTGTCGGAAAAAGGGATAGCGGATGTTCAGGTATCGGTTGAAGGTTCCGGGGGGCATGCATCAACACCAGGCAGGCATAATCCATTGAATACACTGAGTAGGATTATCATCAATGTTGAAAAAAATCCTTTTAAGGCAAACATTCCCGTTGAAGTCAGAGAAATGTTCGATACATTGGGAAGACATATGCCAGTTGCTTACAAGGTAATCTTTGCCAACCTATGGTTATTTAAGCCTTTACTGCTCAAAATGCTACCCATGGTTAACCCCGAATTAAACGCATTGTGCCGCAGCACAATAGTGTTTACAATGGCAGAGGGAAGCAAGGCAAGTAATGTAATACCCGTAAAGGCGAGTGCTGTAGCAAACCTGAGGCTGGCAGCAATGGATACAAAAGAAGATGCCCTGATTCATATTGAAAAGTCTGCATTAAAGGCTTCGAGAAAAGCCAGATCGGCGAAGGAGCCGCTTACTCTTAAGGTTACTCTGATCGAAGGACACAATGCCTCCCCTTCATCAAGTACATCGTCTGAAGCTTACCGTAAATTAGCAAGAGCAATCAATGACTGTTTCAGGGGTGCGATAGTTACTCCGTATATAATGCTTGCAGCTTCAGATGCCAGGCATTTTTGCAAAATCAGCAATAACGTTCTCCGGTTTTCACCGATTGAAATGGATGAGTCGGAATTACACAGTATTCATGGAGTTGATGAGCGGATCTCTGTTGAAAAATTAAACCGGCTGGTCAATTTTTATTATTTAATGCTTAGCAGATCCTGA